A window of the Cynocephalus volans isolate mCynVol1 chromosome 10, mCynVol1.pri, whole genome shotgun sequence genome harbors these coding sequences:
- the ZNF112 gene encoding zinc finger protein 112 translates to MTKFQEMVTFKDVAVVFTQEEQGLLDSAQRKLYRDVMLENFRNLLLVAHQPFKPDLISQLEREEKLLMVEAETQRDRCSGSKNHQVESIQEVGLSYPSPKQLSSCQTSQQDVSGLTKCQDSVKIFQGKKSQLQKRGDCPCQVWAGIPVQISEDENYIMTHLGDGYNYIKNQEFPSWRAQHYWRKIYLTESHNYQCRCQQISMKNNFCKCDSISWISHHNDNLEVHSKENYSFDDCGEDIMKVLLLNQHSVQTGQQSYPCTEYRKAFSDDYSSEVHQQFPLEGKTCTYSPCRKGCSYSSVLHVHQSLQRGNEGVVESPPLQAHQRVLTEEKPRKCGEYGENFNQYSSLNTYKLIHTGGMSYRCDIYERAFSHSLDLNSIFRVHTREVPHEYEENGNVFNQSSRLQVHQRIHTEEKLYTDVECGKGFICSSNLNIQHRVHMEENPYNSEERRNGFSLPSHFQDLQIVHTREQPYKHYVCGNSFSGNSYLQSHQKIHVGEIPYRDCGNSFNWSSKLKDRQRIHGQKPYKCSACGKGFSHRSVLNVHQRVHTGEKPYKCEECDKGFSRSSYLQAHQRVHTGEKPYKCEECGKGFSRNSYLQGHQRVHTGEKPYKCEECGKGFSRSSHLQGHQRVHTGEKPYKCEECGKGFSWSFNLQIHQRVHTGEKPYKCGECGKGFSKASTLLAHQRVHTGEKPYQCDECGKSFSQRAYLQSHQSVHSGERPYICEVCGKGFSQRAYLQGHQRVHTRVKPYKCDMCGKGFSQSSRLEAHQRVHTGGKPYKCEVCTKGFSESSRLQAHQRIHTEGRPYKCEQCGKGFSGYSSLQAHHRVHTGEKPYKCEVCGKGFSQRSNLQAHQRVHTGEKPYKCDACGKGFRWSSGLLIHQRVHSGDKFYKSEEYGKDYPSIENLHRNEVL, encoded by the coding sequence GAAGCAAGAATCATCAGGTGGAGAGTATTCAAGAAGTGGGATTAAGCTACCCTTCCCCCAAACAGCTTTCTTCCTGTCAGACCTCACAACAAGATGTAAGTGGGTTAACCAAGTGTCAAGATTCTGTGAAAATTTTTCAAGGGAAGAAATCTCAGTTGCAAAAACGAGGTGATTGCCCTTGCCAGGTTTGGGCAGGAATACCAGTTCAGATTTCTGAAGACGAAAACTATATAATGACTCATTTAGGGGATGGttacaattatataaaaaatcaagagtTTCCATCTTGGAGGGCCCAGCATTATTGGAGGAAAATATATCTGACAGAATCACATAATTATCAGTGTAGATGTCAACAAATTtccatgaaaaataatttctgtaagtGTGACAGCATCAGTTGGATCTCACATCATAATGATAATCTGGAAGTACATagtaaagaaaactacagctTTGATGACTGTGGAGAAGATATCATGAAGGTATTATTACTTAATCAGCACTCAGTTCAAACAGGGCAGCAGTCCTACCCATGTACTGAGTACAGAAAAGCTTTCAGCGATGACTACAGCTCTGAAGTTCATCAGCAGTTCCCCTTAGAAGGGAAGACTTGTACATACAGTCCATGTAGAAAGGGCTGTAGTTATAGTTCAGTTCTTCATGTTCATCAGAGTCTTCAGAGAGGAAATGAAGGTGTTGTTGAGAGTCCACCTCTGCAGGCCCATCAGAGAGTGCTTACAGAGGAGAAACCTCGCAAATGTGGTGAATATGGTGAGAACTTCAATCAGTACTCCTCTCTTAACACTTACAAACTTATTCACACAGGAGGGATGTCCTACAGGTGCGATATTTATGAAAGAGCCTTCAGTCACAGCTTAGACCTTAATAGTATTTTTAGGGTCCATACTAGGGAGGTACCCCATGAATATGAGGAGAATGGGAATGTCTTTAATCAGAGTTCACGTCTTCAAgtccatcagagaattcacactgaaGAGAAACTATACACCGATGTAGAGTGTGGAAAGGGTTTCATTTGTAGTTCAAATCTTAACATTCAACACAGAGTTCACATGGAAGAGAATCCCTATAATTCTGAAGAGCGTCGCAATGGCTTTAGTCTGCCCTCACATTTTCAGGACCTTCAGATAGTCCACACTAGGGAACAACCATATAAACATTATGTATGCGGTAACAGCTTCAGTGGAAATTCGTATCTTCAAAGCCATCAGAAAATTCACGTTGGAGAAATACCTTATAGGGACTGTGGAAATAGCTTCAACTGGAGTTCAAAACTTAAAGATCGTCAGAGAATCCACGgacagaaaccatacaaatgCAGTGCCTGTGGCAAAGGCTTCAGTCACAGATCAGTTCTTAATGTTCATCAGAGAgtccacacaggagagaaaccttataAATGTGAGGAATGTGATAAAGGATTCAGTAGGAGTTCATACCTGCAAGCCCATCAGAGAgtccacactggagagaaaccgtACAAGTGTGAGGAATGTGGGAAGGGTTTCAGTCGGAATTCATACCTTCAAGGCCATCAGAGAgtccacactggagagaaaccgtACAAGTGTGAGGAGTGTGGGAAGGGCTTCAGTCGGAGTTCACATCTTCAAGGCCATCAGAGAGTCCACACTGGAGAAAAGCCATACAAATGTGAGGAGTGTGGGAAGGGGTTCAGTTGGAGCTTTAATCTTCAAATTCATCAAAGGGTTCACACAGGAGAAAAGCCCTATAAATGTGGAGAATGTGGTAAAGGCTTCAGTAAGGCTTCAACTCTTTTGGCCCATCAGAGAgtccacacaggagagaagccatacCAATGTGATGAGTGTGGTAAGAGCTTCAGTCAGAGAGCCTACCTTCAAAGTCATCAGAGTGTCCACTCTGGCGAAAGACCATATATATGTGAGGTATGTGGGAAGGGCTTTAGTCAAAGAGCTTATCTTCAGGGTCATCAGAGAGTCCACACTAGAGTGAAACCATATAAATGCGATATGTGTGGGAAGGGATTTAGTCAGAGTTCACGTCTTGAAGCACATCAGAGGGTCCACACAGGAGGGAAACCATACAAATGTGAGGTGTGCACAAAGGGCTTCAGTGAGAGTTCACGCCTTCAAGCACATCAGAGGATCCACACAGAAGGGAGACCTTATAAATGTGAACAGTGTGGTAAAGGTTTCAGTGGGTATTCTAGTCTTCAAGCCCATCACAGAGtccacactggggagaagccCTACAAATGTGAGGTGTGTGGAAAGGGCTTCAGTCAGAGATCAAACCTTCAAGCTCATCAGAGAgtccacacaggagagaaaccataCAAATGTGATGCATGTGGTAAGGGTTTCCGTTGGAGCTCAGGTCTTCTAATTCATCAAAGAGTCCATAGTGGTGATAAATTCTACAAAAGTGAAGAGTATGGTAAGGATTATCCTTCAATAGAGAATCTACACAGAAATGAAGTTCTGTAA